A stretch of Ischnura elegans chromosome 4, ioIscEleg1.1, whole genome shotgun sequence DNA encodes these proteins:
- the LOC124157329 gene encoding uncharacterized protein LOC124157329, which yields MSMGAKIECQHSSEGMIMDDDVILFNDISKTLSTITSNLSLISKCAAENPQLEDLEKEIKQLDNETQAIKNGVLEIIEVCLPKVDSGIHHIQSELKSTEISMTQAIRTSKKYSAETQALREEAKVLKSQFSSQENLISSLKKDIIRKNEQLKILQDQLAQERNMCTSIGSTLACMLWRACRESEVVTSMLSWYKFPEFLKIATGTLESFNNTYIIDSNEMAIPIAGSEEGHFVAGMIGTVTNMSASPSGREILLGSESGQQLLACIVETLAFIPSPRGDYLRRLLLMTVYNIIIEEAGLEFLLKLGGLPLALGKKIMGQEEECLTLSLHILALYSSSVPLQTLKQAFKQIPVEDLKKITIAEQGQNCMLAKEILQNLQNVA from the exons ATGTCAATGGGCGCCAAAATTGAATGCCAACATTCAAGCGAAGGAATGATCATGGACGATGACGTTATACTGTTT AATGATATATCAAAAACCTTATCGACCATAACTTCAAATTTATCCTTAATATCCAAGTGTGCTGCGGAAAATCCGCAGTTAGAAGActtagaaaaggaaataaaacaattaGACAATGAAACTCAAGCAATCAAAAATGGCGTATTGGAAATTATTGAAGTGTGTCTGCCCAAAGTCGATAGTG GTATTCATCATATACAATCAGAACTCAAATCTACTGAAATATCCATGACACAGGCAATAAGGACTTCCAAAAAATATAGTGCAGAAACCCAAGCTCTACGGGAAGAGGCAAAAGTATTAAAAAGTCAGTTTTCAAGTCaagaaaatttaatatcttcCCTAAAGAAGGAcattattagaaaaaatgaacaacttaaaattttacaagaTCAGCTGGCTCAGGAGAGGAATATGTGCACTTccattggatccacccttgcatGCATGCTGTGGAGAGCTTGCCGTGAGTCTGAAGTTGTTACCTCAATGTTGTCTTGG TATAAATTTCCCGAGTTCCTCAAAATTGCTACTGGCACTTTGGAGAGTTTTAATAATACTTACATCATTGATAGCAATGAAATGGCTATACCCATTGCTGGAAGTGAAGAAGGACACTTTGTGGCTGGAATGATTGGGACTGTGACTAATATGTCAGCCTCTCCTTCTGGGAGAGAAATATTGCTGGGTAGTGAATCTGGGCAGCAACTTTTGGCATGCATTGTTGAGACATTAGCATTTATCCCTTCTCCTCGTGGTGACTATTTGAGACG GCTACTCCTAATGACAGTATACAATATAATAATTGAAGAAGCAGGACTAGAATTTCTCTTAAAATTGGGTGGCTTACCATTAGctttggggaaaaaaattatggggCAAGAGGAAGAATGTTTAACTTTATCTCTTCACATACTTGCCCTGTACTCCTCATCAGTTCCATTGCAAACTTTGAAACAAGCTTTCAAACAG ATTCCAGTGGAAgatctgaaaaaaataaccattgcAGAGCAAGGACAAAATTGCATGCTCGCCAAGGAGATCCTGCAGAACTTACAAAATGTTGCATAA